TGAACTCGTCGCTGCACTCCTCTTCCAGCCCCACCTTCTTTAGCCTGGCGCTGTCCCCGGACTCCCCGCTGCCCTGGAGCTTCCCCTGGGACCCCAGTGAGGCGGCGGCAGGGGGAggagcctgctgctgcttcttcccctccccctcctcctgctcctcctcgcCTTCCCCTCTACAcccgcctccccctcctcagaggcgtttctccctctcccccgTGCTCATCAGAGACTCTGCGGCCTCCACGTTCCTGCCTCCGCATCCTGTGCCGAGCCAAGCGGCGGCGGCGCCCCCTCCGCCGGGCTGCTCGGCCGCGGCCGGGGCGGCCCGGGGGGGCCCGGTGCCCGCCTCGCCCTCCTCTGCCTGCAGCACGCCGTCGTCTCTGAGACGCAGTCTGCCGCCACAGCTGCCGCGCTGCCACTCGCAGCCCTGCGACCTTCTCCTGCTCAAACCGGGTCTGAAGAGGCGCCGCGACCCCGACAGACCCTGCGCCCGACCCGTCCTCGACTTCACCAAGATGACTCAGGTACTCATTCATGGAGTGAAAACTCCTCTGCTGGCCGGACACAAGAAAACATGTGGAGATgattgtgattgattgatttgatcaGATAAACTATCAATAGATGAATCATGGTctggtgtgctgctgtcaggtgtgtgttagTTTAACAGTTAAACCAGTGCTCTAAATCACTGGTCATGTTGTGTTGACCtgcaggtaaccatagcaacagtacTCTTCTGTAAGCAGTTATTTCTAAACACTGCTGGGAAGTACTGACAAACATGATCACATCATTTGtactgtgtgacagcatcatggaaaggatccctacagagagagacctggaagatccttttggtttaaccacaaacagaacacacaccagactacattcactaaaacagggattttagagaacaggacacaggagctgctgctctgctgctgcctccgtcagtcagtgtgtttgtgttactgtgtgttaaacaaatattatgttggatctgaactaatcctttaaaacaccaaagtcacataataacacaaacacactgactgatggaggcagcatcagagcagcagctcctgtgtcctgtaagctaaaatccctgttttagtgaatgtagtctggtgtgtgtgctgtttgtggttaaaccaaaaggattttccaggtctctctctgtagggatcctttccatgatgctgtcacacacttagaataacactctgagcctgtcagtggatcaaacaagctcttttagtggacctactgtgatcaggtgcagttgtcccaaaggatcacgttgcagccattgcagcccgtttggtggctgctggctgaggtgatctactggaccagttccaacacttttactacctaccagtcactcacacaccaggagaggacagagaggatcatgggtagaaacagtggagtccCTCAGATTTGGTTTTGATGATGAAGACACCTTCATCAGGATGTTGTGGAGAAACTTTCTAAATTTTACTCACACGACTTTTCAGAATCGTCTTCAGCACTTCTGACTTTCTGTTCTTTGTTCTGCAGACTCGCAGCATCGACCCGCAGTGTCTGGAGCGCGGCGGCGGCAGGCTGGCCTGCGGCGGGGACGTCTGCAtgggcatggaggccttcatgGGCGACTTCCGGGGCTCCTGCTCGCCAGCCGAGTGCCTGGGCAGGACCAGTATCGGGCCGCTGAGCGAGAGCGACGAGGAGTGCCGCgaggacgacgacgacgacgacgacgggGAGGAGGAAGCGGACGAGCGCGAGGCAGCGCAGCAGGCGGTGTTTGAGAGGGATTGTACAGAACTGGACTTGAACTTAATAGAAGAAAACTGACGCGTTTGTAAATGGAAGGCTGTTCTCTGTTTCcgttttttaatttagttttattttgaattgatctgaaccccctcccctcttcaTCAACACTCCGCGCCTCCTTGCCACCAATCAGCAAGGCTCTCAGGAACAACGCCCCCTCTCACTGGGGTAAACGAAGCTGATTGACGACGACAGTGATGATCTGGCTACCACCGGTGAAGACTCGGCGCCGTGGCTCCGCTGGGAATCTTCCCGCCGGCTTTTCGACACGTGTGCTGCCGGAAAGcggtttgtttttaaagtgagGGTTTCTTAGAGAGTAACTCTGGACGCCTGCGATGAGGAGACCTGCACAGTCTGCTCGTCCTGCTGCATCTGACCTTCAGCTACCTCTGTGGTTTAACCGCTAGCTTCGGGCTAACGCACCGGCCAGCTGTTGTTCCGGTACCTGAAGCCCAGAtgcagcgcccccccccccccacttctgTGACTGGACTCAGACTGTCCAGGTGCCTCTCGGCGTCCAGGTGTCTTCCAACACACAGCCGCTGAGTCTCTGTAACAAGCTACGGTCTGATGAGGCCGTCGTCGCGCCGCAGCGCCAACCTGTAACGCCATCACCACGCCGACCGCACGGTGCTGCACCAAAACACCCCCACACTCTGAGCcccacagtaacacacacactctgactgatggagcagcagctctaaaat
Above is a window of Pempheris klunzingeri isolate RE-2024b unplaced genomic scaffold, fPemKlu1.hap1 Scaffold_57, whole genome shotgun sequence DNA encoding:
- the fam53c gene encoding protein FAM53C, with product MPESSYWQLCPPSKSSLQGGLLSSSFPPGPVPLVPPDAHLQDGGDPLDGAPSQPQQHRPLAPSTSASELSLPGAAAALPGPGPPPPPPPPPKRHCRSLSVPEDLSRCRYTWRPSASRVWTPVSRQQCHGGVVGGVTGGGAGAGVGGIGAGVAGGGACPLRAPSSSLNSSLHSSSSPTFFSLALSPDSPLPWSFPWDPSEAAAGGGACCCFFPSPSSCSSSPSPLHPPPPPQRRFSLSPVLIRDSAASTFLPPHPVPSQAAAAPPPPGCSAAAGAARGGPVPASPSSACSTPSSLRRSLPPQLPRCHSQPCDLLLLKPGLKRRRDPDRPCARPVLDFTKMTQTRSIDPQCLERGGGRLACGGDVCMGMEAFMGDFRGSCSPAECLGRTSIGPLSESDEECREDDDDDDDGEEEADEREAAQQAVFERDCTELDLNLIEEN